A single window of Sphaerodactylus townsendi isolate TG3544 linkage group LG03, MPM_Stown_v2.3, whole genome shotgun sequence DNA harbors:
- the LOC125427847 gene encoding urotensin-2 receptor-like: MPAHFIPASVHPLVNSLFFQMNLSWQLQPVEQQQGAAAVVLALYGGRWVLQGLQNPSRHRTRARKPRASFTQALSAESSKRDPELKTSMRIYRWRAGGGGGGTLCQAGLPAQSIDGEDRSVEEAHARCEQPLLDIDRPLARPESRPRFPAPCVPASPRRSTLAIAAVGLVPGRHVATGIEPPGRQEPREEGRGAEDPCRRRPGCCPTGMERNLSGRLGNETASVGGPGWGEGAAAAWAFGAVLSIMYVTGVTGNVYTLALLWRSGRCARGAPLSGSIASLALADLLYLCSIPFIVGTSVAQDWYFGELGCRVLLSLDLLTMHASIFTLTGMCAERYLAVTRPLAARSRARRCRKATAAAVWGVSLLLALPMMLMVTLSRGRDGKRICAPTWSRGAYRLYLTVLFGTSIVAPGLIIGCLYARLATTYLESQRNPPRKKEPKRSPRQKVLILVFTIVLVFWACFLPFWIWQLVPLYYGSLGLPPHTAKCINYLVTCLTYSNSCINPFLYTLLTRNYREYLRNRHSNFYRFTSSFRKRGSNRHCSWKRSTSSGTQYESGSEGLSMATLRDCK; the protein is encoded by the exons ATGCCAGCCCACTTCATCCCTGCCTCTGTTCACCCACTGGTGAACTCCCTGTTCTTCCAGATGAACTTGTCTTGGCAGCTCCAGCCTGTGGAGCAACAGCAGGGagctgctgctgtggtgctggCCCTCTATGGCGGCAGATG GGTGCTCCAGGGCTTGCAGAACCCCAGCAGA CATCGGACCCGGGCACGCAAGCCTCGGGCGAGCTTCACCCAAGCCCTCTCCGCCGAGTCTTCGAAGCGCGATCCAGAACTTAAGACTTCTATGCGTATCTACCGGTGGAGGGcgggtggcgggggagggggcactttgTGCCAAGCGGGACTTCCCGCTCAATCCATAGACGGAGAGGATCGAAGTGTGGAGGAAGCACATGCCCGCTGCGAGCAGCCTCTCCTGGACATCGATCGCCCCCTCGCCCGCCCCGAGTCGCGGCCGCGCTTCCCCGCCCCTTGCGTTCCTGCTTCCCCAAGGCGGAGCACCCTGGCGATCGCCGCTGTGGGGCTGGTGCCCGGCCGGCACGTCGCAACGGGGATTGAGCCCCCGGGACGGCAGGAGCCGCGGGAGGAGGGCAGAGGGGCTGAGGACCCGTGCAGGCGGCGGCCGGGCTGCTGCCCCACCGGCATGGAGCGCAACTTGAGCGGCAGGCTGGGCAACGAGACCGCGTCCGTCGGGGGTCCGGGCTGGGGCGAAGGCGCGGCGGCGGCGTGGGCTTTCGGGGCCGTGCTGTCGATCATGTATGTGACCGGCGTGACGGGCAACGTGTACACGCTGGCGCTGCTGTGGCGCTCGGGCCGGTGCGCCCGCGGCGCGCCCTTGTCCGGCTCCATCGCCAGCCTGGCGCTGGCCGACCTGCTCTACCTGTGCTCCATCCCCTTCATCGTGGGCACGTCGGTGGCGCAGGACTGGTACTTCGGCGAGCTGGGCTGCCGCGTCCTGCTCAGCCTGGACTTGCTCACCATGCACGCCAGCATCTTCACGCTGACCGGCATGTGCGCCGAGCGCTACCTGGCCGTCACCCGCCCGCTGGCCGCCCGCTCCCGGGCCCGGCGCTGCCGCAAAGCCACGGCCGCCGCCGTCTGGGGGGTGTCGCTGCTGCTCGCGCTGCCCATGATGCTGATGGTCACCTTGAGCCGCGGCCGCGACGGCAAGCGCATCTGCGCCCCGACCTGGAGCCGCGGCGCCTACCGGCTCTACCTGACCGTGCTCTTCGGCACCAGCATCGTGGCCCCGGGGCTGATCATCGGCTGCCTCTACGCCCGCCTGGCCACCACCTACCTGGAGTCGCAGCGGAACCCGCCCCGCAAGAAGGAGCCCAAGCGCTCCCCCCGCCAGAAGGTCCTCATCCTGGTCTTCACCATCGTGCTGGTGTTCTGGGCTTGCTTCCTGCCCTTCTGGATCTGGCAGCTGGTGCCCCTCTATTACGGCTCCCTGGGGCTCCCGCCCCACACAGCCAAGTGCATCAACTACTTGGTGACCTGCCTGACCTATAGCAACAGCTGCATCAACCCTTTCCTCTATACCTTGCTCACCAGGAACTACCGAGAGTACCTGCGCAACAGGCACAGCAACTTCTACCGCTTCACCTCCTCTTTCCGCAAGAGAGGCTCCAACCGGCACTGTTCGTGGAAGCGATCCACGTCCTCCGGGACCCAGTACGAGTCCGGGTCCGAGGGCCTCAGTATGGCCACTCTGAGAGACTGCAAATGA